Proteins from a single region of Haloterrigena alkaliphila:
- the purH gene encoding bifunctional phosphoribosylaminoimidazolecarboxamide formyltransferase/IMP cyclohydrolase: protein MTRIAGMAGNRGRNLLNIADRAPGGAELAVVLTNGEEAPVLESAAERGIPTEVVPLEDGMSRREHEEAVLEALADYEFDLVCLDGYMRILSETFLAEAPTTLNVHPALLPSFPGMDAWGDALEAGVSVTGCTVHVVTDATDENGDVVEADVDAGPIVTQEPIPVYEGDDEETLKERVLYEGEFRAYPRAVKWFAEGAVDVDTDSGEVTVENDVAGVEDADHDELPSRRLVSDDRADTLRYGENPHQDAAVYADYTTDEASVVHADQLNEGAKALSYNNYNDADGALNLIKEFDDPAAAVIKHTNPAGCATADSLDEAYEKALSTDPMSAFGGIVALNRECDAATAEQIIDSFKEVVVAPVYTDEALETFFEKDNLRVLDVGELGDQRTERFTEKPLVGGRLVQERDLQSITVDDLEVVTEREPTDDELETMVFAWQTLKHVKSNGILFADGTETVGIGMGQVSRVDAVRLAAMKADEHAEGKNAEGAVMASDAFFPFPDGIEEAAKAGIEAVVQPGGSVNDEDVIEAADEHGMAMAFTGQRSFRHD from the coding sequence ATGACGCGAATCGCCGGGATGGCCGGCAACCGAGGGCGCAACCTGTTGAACATCGCCGACCGCGCGCCGGGCGGGGCCGAACTCGCGGTCGTCCTCACGAACGGCGAGGAAGCGCCGGTGCTCGAGTCGGCCGCCGAGCGCGGGATTCCGACCGAGGTCGTCCCGCTCGAGGACGGGATGAGCCGCCGGGAGCACGAGGAGGCCGTCCTCGAGGCCCTCGCCGACTACGAGTTCGATCTGGTCTGTCTGGACGGCTACATGCGCATCCTCTCGGAGACGTTCCTCGCCGAGGCGCCGACGACGCTGAACGTCCACCCCGCGCTGCTCCCGTCGTTCCCCGGCATGGACGCCTGGGGCGACGCGCTCGAGGCCGGCGTCTCGGTTACCGGCTGTACGGTCCACGTCGTCACCGACGCGACCGACGAAAACGGCGACGTCGTCGAAGCGGACGTCGACGCCGGTCCGATCGTCACCCAGGAGCCGATCCCGGTCTACGAGGGCGACGACGAGGAGACGCTGAAGGAGCGCGTGCTCTACGAGGGCGAGTTCCGCGCGTACCCACGGGCGGTGAAGTGGTTCGCCGAGGGTGCGGTGGACGTGGATACGGACTCGGGTGAAGTCACTGTCGAGAACGACGTGGCCGGCGTCGAGGACGCCGATCACGATGAGCTTCCGAGCCGTCGACTGGTCTCTGACGACCGCGCCGACACCCTTCGCTACGGGGAAAACCCCCATCAGGACGCCGCGGTGTACGCCGATTACACCACCGACGAGGCCAGCGTCGTCCACGCCGACCAGCTGAACGAGGGCGCGAAGGCCCTCTCGTACAACAACTACAACGACGCCGACGGCGCGCTGAACCTGATCAAGGAGTTCGACGACCCCGCCGCCGCGGTCATCAAGCACACCAACCCGGCGGGCTGTGCGACCGCCGATTCGCTCGACGAGGCCTACGAGAAGGCGCTCTCGACGGACCCGATGAGCGCCTTCGGCGGCATCGTCGCGCTCAACCGTGAGTGCGACGCCGCGACCGCCGAGCAGATCATCGACTCGTTCAAGGAGGTCGTCGTCGCGCCCGTCTACACCGACGAGGCGCTCGAGACCTTCTTCGAGAAGGATAATCTGCGCGTGCTCGACGTGGGCGAACTGGGCGACCAGCGGACCGAGCGCTTTACCGAGAAGCCGCTGGTCGGCGGCCGCCTCGTGCAGGAACGGGATCTGCAGTCGATCACGGTCGACGACCTCGAGGTCGTCACCGAGCGCGAGCCCACGGACGACGAACTCGAGACGATGGTCTTTGCGTGGCAGACGCTCAAACACGTCAAATCGAACGGGATCCTCTTCGCGGACGGCACCGAGACGGTCGGCATCGGCATGGGACAGGTCTCCCGCGTCGACGCGGTGCGACTGGCCGCGATGAAGGCCGACGAGCACGCGGAGGGGAAGAACGCCGAGGGCGCGGTCATGGCCTCGGACGCCTTCTTCCCGTTCCCGGACGGCATCGAGGAGGCCGCGAAGGCCGGCATCGAGGCGGTCGTCCAGCCCGGCGGCTCGGTCAACGACGAGGACGTGATCGAGGCCGCCGACGAGCACGGAATGGCGATGGCGTTTACGGGCCAGCGGTCGTTTAGACACGATTAG
- a CDS encoding SIMPL domain-containing protein → MDRRQFLAASSIGIAAATAGCIGDGRSDTGAEKQTDVDAQAEASAGERERANRGEITVSASGDVEAEPDQAVVTVGVQASGESADAVTEELATGVAALRKAFADLGIPRKNVEEGRYRVHPARERDAEGFEGAHSLEVTVTDVGRVGEVVDAAIDAGADDVGQVRFTLQEETRATLRRDALDAALATADDEAAHVADNRNVELEGTTTVTTGDIRVRPVEEALSSDNAAADGAPPTEIEADPVGASASVTVTYAFAE, encoded by the coding sequence ATGGATCGACGACAGTTCCTCGCGGCCTCGAGCATCGGAATCGCGGCGGCGACGGCGGGCTGTATCGGAGACGGACGCAGTGACACCGGCGCCGAAAAACAAACCGATGTCGACGCACAGGCCGAAGCGTCCGCCGGCGAGCGTGAGCGTGCAAACCGCGGCGAAATCACGGTCAGCGCCAGCGGCGACGTCGAGGCGGAGCCGGATCAGGCGGTCGTCACCGTCGGCGTACAGGCGAGCGGCGAGAGCGCCGACGCCGTGACCGAGGAACTGGCCACGGGGGTCGCAGCCCTTCGGAAAGCGTTCGCCGACCTCGGTATCCCACGGAAGAACGTCGAGGAAGGCAGGTACCGGGTTCATCCGGCACGGGAGCGGGACGCCGAGGGGTTCGAGGGAGCGCACTCGCTCGAGGTGACAGTCACCGACGTCGGGCGCGTCGGCGAGGTCGTCGACGCGGCGATCGATGCCGGCGCCGACGACGTCGGACAGGTGCGCTTCACGCTGCAGGAAGAGACGCGAGCGACGCTGCGGAGAGACGCGCTCGACGCCGCACTGGCCACCGCCGACGACGAGGCGGCTCACGTCGCCGACAACCGGAACGTCGAACTCGAGGGGACGACGACCGTCACGACCGGCGATATACGGGTTCGACCGGTCGAAGAGGCTCTCTCGAGCGATAACGCGGCGGCGGACGGGGCGCCGCCGACGGAAATCGAGGCCGATCCCGTCGGCGCGAGCGCGAGCGTGACGGTCACGTACGCGTTCGCCGAGTGA